AATGTATACAAGTATTCAATATGGAAAATGGTCTATTAAGAAAAGCTAGACTCACATCTGCTCTAGCAGCTTGCACTTCAGAGACAAATCCACATGCTCTGGCTGCACGTTGTCCCTGTTATATATCTTGTTGCTCCTGAAATTATGATGTGAGAGTCAACTAATGGGCACTGAGGTAAACTATGATCATTAAAATGCAATAAGAAGagcttaaattaaataaatcacaATTGTAACGTATTCTTATGAGAGAAAATCATACACAGCACACAATGAAGGAAAAAGCATACATTGAGACTCGTATTTGACCAAGTTCACATTATCCAGTAACATTCCCttctatattatatatctaCTTGAGTTTACAGCTTAACTCGCATCACAACACTGCATGATCTTTGCAAATATTCAGAAAAAATGCACATGGTCCCAAAATTCTTTCAACTTTTATGAGCCACAGCACTAAATATCAATCTTTCAAGTATAAAACAGTAATCATCACATTCTGAACTTCTTGATTTGCAGTTCTAACAACTGATACTCTATTTATCTAACTTGATTTCCAGTTGTGATTAGTCACATCAAAATTAGAAACAGATCAGAAACGTGACTGCAAAATTTTCGCAATTCATTTTGGATACAAAGATGCTTTTGGAAATTCGCACTTTTACtgatattttgttaaatataagcGTTACCTAAAAATACCATGCAATAAAAACAACTATGGCAAATTGATTTTCCTAATCATGATGataaaatttctaaattatGCTCTCGAATAATACGAATTTAGTTCAGTGTTTCTTTACCTTTTCACCGGACCAAACATAATAGCTGTAAGAGACTCGGGACAATGTTCtaactttaaaaattttcaaggTTGAAAGAGACGTGCTCTAAAGTGATTCAAGGACTAAAGGCTCCAAACAACAAATAAGCagaaaaaagaagacaaaattaaaatggGATAAACATTAAAAGATTAAGGAAATGATAAACAATTTAAGAAAGTGAAACCTGACTTACATCCTGATCTTCAAATTTCTTTCTGTAGTGATACAGAAACAGCTAGCTGTAAAAGCAACTAAAGCCGGTGCATTCCAGGAAGCCGCTGTTCCATTCACGAAAACTAGAATTTTCAGTGTAAATTATATATTCTCATCCCACAAATAATTTGATATCCCTGATGTACTTAGACCagcagaagaaaaaaaggtCAATAGTCATCATCTTATGTTCCATCAAGTCCCCTCAATCAACAATGCATACGTCTGAGGATGCAATTGACAACCCTTCTTCTCCATActtttcaaaaacattgaacATTCATCATTATAGCCATTCTTAAGTAGGCCATCAATAAGAACTTTCCAAGCTACTTCATCATAATTATACTGACAACAAAGCAAAGTATGAAATACTGATTCAGCCATTGCTTTTTTTCCTTCGTCACAAAGCCCACAAATAAGCAGCTTGTAGGACTCCAAATGTGCCAAATGGCCATTCTTATTCATGTCATATAGCAAACTCAATGCCTCCTCATATAATTTCAACTCACAGCAACATCTAAGGAGTTCGTTATAAATAAGCTCACTGGGAGACATTCCACCTTCTTGTAAGTCATTCAACAACTTTAGAGCAACATTCAACCGCCCCACCCTACAAAGTCCGGTAATAAGTTTGCTGTAGGTATTAACATTAGGTTTGCAACCATGTTCAACCATTTTCTTAAACAGCAGAGATACTATATCAAAATCAAGCGTCTTCCAGacattaattaaatcatttgaAACAAAACCTTGAGCAAATGAACCTTCAACAATGCAACCATCTTTTATCGTTAGCGTTTCCTTCACTAGATGTTTTAAAAGAAACCCATATGTATGATGAGAAGGCTCACAAGCAGCATCAAACATTCGCTTGAGAACATCAAATGAGCACTCTAGCAATTGCATGCATCCATATCCATCAATTAAAAATGTGTAAGCCAAAGAATCAGGAACAATTCCTTCTTCCTTCATCTTAGTCATCACATTCTCAGCTTCTTCCAATCTTCCTTGACTACAGTATGCATGCACAAATGTAGTGTACGCAAATACATCAGGCTGACAACCTGAGGATATCATTTGATTAAGAGTCTTATTAGCATGATTGATATCACCCTCTTTCAACATTTCTGCGATAAGATTTGTATATGTTTCAACTGTGGGCTTCAAATTCACCTTAATCATTTCATCTACAAGCGATAAAGCTTCCTGCCCTTTATTCTGAGTACACAAGTTGTCTATCAAGACATTGAAAGTGATTGAGTTTGGAGAACATTCCTCATCCACCATTCTTTTGAACAAAGAGTGTGCTTCATAAATCTTCCCAACTTTGCAGTATCCATCAATCAAAGCAGTATACATTACTTCATTTGCTTTAAGATCTTTTTCCTGGGAGGAATTGAAGAGTTCACAAGCTTCTTCTACTCTCCCTCTTTTGCATAGTGTGTCTATAAGTATACTGTAAGTCCACTGATCAGGAACAAGACCATTTTCCTTCACCAAATTAAGCAATTTAAAAGCACTATCCAAATGACCTACTCTACACTGCCCATGGATTAGCGAATTATATGTAACGAGGGTAGGAGATAGGTTGCGCTCAAACATTTTATTAAGCAATGACATTGCCCGATGTATATCTTTCACTTCACAAAACCCACAAATCAACTCATTGTACGTTCGAGAATTCGGGCTGCAATTATTCGAATCCATCAACCCCAAAATTTCCAATGCCTCTGAATTTTTTCCCACTTTACAGTACCCATCAATTAACGCATTGTAAGTGACCACACCAGGAACCAAACCTTTTTCCAGCATCTGATCTAACAGCTTCCTAGCGTCATCAAAGTTCCTCTCCTTAGAAGAACTATCAATTAAGACCGTATAAGTATGAGCATTAGGCTCACAACCTCTCCCACTCATCTCTCTAAAAAGATTCATGGCCTCCAATTTCCTGCCTGCCTCACACAATGCACAAATCAGAACCGTAAACGTCCTCACAGTGGGAGAGCAATTGTCCTCCTCCATGTGCAAGAACAACTTCAGTGCCTCTCCAATTCTTCCTGCTTCACAAAGCCCATGAATAAGATTCGTATACGAAACCTCATTCCTCGGACAACCCTTTCGCCACATTAGCCCAAAGACACAGCAAGCACCATCCACATTCCTACTCCTACAATGCCCCAAAATCAACGAAGTATAAGTAAACGTATCCAGCGCAAAACCCGCCTGCACAATCTCACTCACATAAACACTAGCCTCACTCAAATTCCCCAACTTACAATACCCATTAACCATTGTATTGAAAGTATACATATTTGGCAAAACCGTGTCACTCAACATGTCAACATACAGCCCCTTCATCTCATCAACCAATTCAAACCTTGACAACAACATCAGCATCAAATTATAACACTTGACACTGAGCTTAAACCTAAACTTCTCATCACAATTCAAGTTCAACCCCCTCAAGAAGGCCAGCACAAACCTGGCGTCATCCGGCGATCCAGCCGCCTTGACCATCGAAATCCGGGCGGTCTCGGCGGGCCGGAGGAACCCGTGGGGCACCAGGAGATTGAGCAGGGAAGCATAGGCAAAAGGGGTGTGCTTGTAACCGGGTTTGGTGGCGACCCAATTGAAGAATTGCAATGCGGTTTGAGGGGAGGGTTTAAGGTGGAGGAGGCTTGAGACATGGAAAGGGGTGATTAAAGGGAGCAAGTGGGGGAGGGAAGGGTGGTGGTGCCAGTTGGGGTGGGAGAGGAGGGTGAAGAGGTGGGAGGGGAGATCCGGTGGGAGAGGGTGCAGGGTGGAGAAGGGTCTGGTGAGGTTGAGGAGCAAAAGGGTTTCTCTGGGGATGGTGAAGAAGGCCAAAAATCTCATCTTGGGGCATGGAAAAGTGGGGGTGAGAGATCCATGAATGAACCTGTTAGGAGCTCCAATGGATGGAGATGAATGAAGATGGTGGTGAGGAATCAAACATTCAAAGGGGTTGCaaggaggaagaaaaacaaGAGGAGGCGGGGTAGTGGTGGCAGAGCTGTGCACAAAGGTGGTTTGTGATTTGGGCCAAGGTTTTCATATCATAGGTTTCtgttttttctcattttttcacTTAATCTAAATCTAAGAGGTTTCTTTcgttatattttttcctttggTTATCAAAAGCATATAAAAACGAGAATAAAAATTTCCAAATtg
This sequence is a window from Vigna angularis cultivar LongXiaoDou No.4 chromosome 2, ASM1680809v1, whole genome shotgun sequence. Protein-coding genes within it:
- the LOC108329572 gene encoding pentatricopeptide repeat-containing protein At5g65560 isoform X2, producing MRFLAFFTIPRETLLLLNLTRPFSTLHPLPPDLPSHLFTLLSHPNWHHHPSLPHLLPLITPFHVSSLLHLKPSPQTALQFFNWVATKPGYKHTPFAYASLLNLLVPHGFLRPAETARISMVKAAGSPDDARSRNVDGACCVFGLMWRKGCPRNEVSYTNLIHGLCEAGRIGEALKLFLHMEEDNCSPTVRTFTVLICALCEAGRKLEAMNLFREMSGRGCEPNAHTYTVLIDSSSKERNFDDARKLLDQMLEKGLVPGVVTYNALIDGYCKVGKNSEALEILGLMDSNNCSPNSRTYNELICGFCEVKDIHRAMSLLNKMFERNLSPTLVTYNSLIHGQCRVGHLDSAFKLLNLVKENGLVPDQWTYSILIDTLCKRGRVEEACELFNSSQEKDLKANEVMYTALIDGYCKVGKIYEAHSLFKRMVDEECSPNSITFNVLIDNLCTQNKGQEALSLVDEMIKVNLKPTVETYTNLIAEMLKEGDINHANKTLNQMISSGCQPDVFAYTTFVHAYCSQGRLEEAENVMTKMKEEGIVPDSLAYTFLIDGYGCMQLLECSFDVLKRMFDAACEPSHHTYGFLLKHLVKETLTIKDGCIVEGSFAQGFVSNDLINVWKTLDFDIVSLLFKKMVEHGCKPNVNTYSKLITGLCRVGRLNVALKLLNDLQEGGMSPSELIYNELLRCCCELKLYEEALSLLYDMNKNGHLAHLESYKLLICGLCDEGKKAMAESVFHTLLCCQYNYDEVAWKVLIDGLLKNGYNDECSMFLKSMEKKGCQLHPQTYALLIEGT
- the LOC108329572 gene encoding pentatricopeptide repeat-containing protein At5g65560 isoform X1, translated to MRFLAFFTIPRETLLLLNLTRPFSTLHPLPPDLPSHLFTLLSHPNWHHHPSLPHLLPLITPFHVSSLLHLKPSPQTALQFFNWVATKPGYKHTPFAYASLLNLLVPHGFLRPAETARISMVKAAGSPDDARFVLAFLRGLNLNCDEKFRFKLSVKCYNLMLMLLSRFELVDEMKGLYVDMLSDTVLPNMYTFNTMVNGYCKLGNLSEASVYVSEIVQAGFALDTFTYTSLILGHCRSRNVDGACCVFGLMWRKGCPRNEVSYTNLIHGLCEAGRIGEALKLFLHMEEDNCSPTVRTFTVLICALCEAGRKLEAMNLFREMSGRGCEPNAHTYTVLIDSSSKERNFDDARKLLDQMLEKGLVPGVVTYNALIDGYCKVGKNSEALEILGLMDSNNCSPNSRTYNELICGFCEVKDIHRAMSLLNKMFERNLSPTLVTYNSLIHGQCRVGHLDSAFKLLNLVKENGLVPDQWTYSILIDTLCKRGRVEEACELFNSSQEKDLKANEVMYTALIDGYCKVGKIYEAHSLFKRMVDEECSPNSITFNVLIDNLCTQNKGQEALSLVDEMIKVNLKPTVETYTNLIAEMLKEGDINHANKTLNQMISSGCQPDVFAYTTFVHAYCSQGRLEEAENVMTKMKEEGIVPDSLAYTFLIDGYGCMQLLECSFDVLKRMFDAACEPSHHTYGFLLKHLVKETLTIKDGCIVEGSFAQGFVSNDLINVWKTLDFDIVSLLFKKMVEHGCKPNVNTYSKLITGLCRVGRLNVALKLLNDLQEGGMSPSELIYNELLRCCCELKLYEEALSLLYDMNKNGHLAHLESYKLLICGLCDEGKKAMAESVFHTLLCCQYNYDEVAWKVLIDGLLKNGYNDECSMFLKSMEKKGCQLHPQTYALLIEGT